A window of Thiocapsa bogorovii genomic DNA:
GATATGGCGGTCGTCCTGCGGCGGCGTCGTCAGACGCGTCGAGTTGTTGACCCCGTCATGATAGAAGAAGACCCGAAAGATCTCGTGCCCCTTCTCCAGTGCCGCCTTGGCAAAGTGATATGCCGAGTCGGATGACTGATGCTGATAGGGTCCCTCGTTGATCTGAAGTGCGAACTTCATGCCGACCTCTCGACTGATTGCGATAGCTCTTGAACCGATCCCGCAGCCCGCCTTTAGAAGCGGATGTAGGAGGAGCTGTTGAAGCTGGCCCGTGCGCCGCGCCAGGTATCGATATGATACTTGGTGAAGGGCAGCTCGACTTCTTCGAAGAAGCGGGGCCAGCCGATGCGCTCGATCCACTCGTTGACCCGCTCCCAATCGCGCGCGCCCTCTTTATACGCCTTGAGAATACGCTTGACGATGGCGGTTGCCTCGGGCCAGCGCGGCGGGTTATTCGGGATGCCGGCCGCGACCAGTTTCTGGAAGGTTGGCTTACCGCGGGCGTTGGAGTGGTTGCCACCGACCCAGATCGCCAACTTGGAATGCTCGGCGTCGTTGATCTGCATGGGCGGACAGGGCGGATAGCAGGCACCACAGCAGATGCACTTGCGCTCGTCGACTTCCAGCGAAGGCTTACCGTTGACCATGGCCGGGCGAATCGCTGCGACCGGGCAACGCGCAACGACCGACGGACGCTCGCAGACGTTCGCAACCAGATCGTGATTGATCTTCGGTGGCTTGGTGTGCTGGATGTTGATCGCGATGTCGCCCTGACCGCCGCAGTTGATCTGGCAGCAGGACGTCGTGATGTGGACGCGATTGGGCATATTGGCGTTGCGGAACTCGTCGATGAGTTCGTCCATCATGGACTTCACGACGCCCGATGCGTCGGTACCGGGGATGTCGCAGTGCAACCAACCCTGCGTGTGCGAGATCATCGCCACCGAGTTCTGGGTCCCGCCGACGACGAAGCCGGCACCTTCCAACGTATCGATCAGGGGCTGTACTTTCGCCTCGTCCGTCACCATGTATTCGATGTTGGAACGCAGCGTGAAGTGCACATAGCCCTCGGCGAACTCATCGCCGATGTCGCACAGCTTGCGCAGGGTAAAGACATCGAGAATGCGCTGCGTTCCCGCCTTCACCGTCCAGATCTTGTCGCCGCTGTAGGCAACGTGGAGCAGGACTCCCGGACGAGGATGGTCGTGGTATTTCCACTGGCCGAAATTCTTGCGCATCATCGGATGCATATATTGCCAGGGATCAGGGCATCCGGATTCGATCGGCTCACGCATGTCTGCCATCGCCTTAACTCCAATATTTCAGTCTGATGGTAAGTCAGTCGGCGGCACCCGTCAGTGCCTGCACGTCGGGATCTCGCAGATCCGACGTGCGGCACTTGGGGCGTCGCTGCGGGTTTACTTGCCGGCTTCGGCTTGACGCTCGAACCACGACTCGGCCGCCTCGTCCCATCCGTCCAGCCGAACGTAGGAGCTTTGACGGGGATGGCTCAGCATGTTCGGATCCGGCTCGATGCCGATGCCGTCGAGGAAGTTGGCCAAGCCAATCCGCTCGATCATCTCGCCGCAACGCTCATGCTCTAGACCGTTCTCAGCCCAGAAGTCAATGATCGTCTCGGCGAGCTCGACCATGGACTCGTAGTCCTCTTCGGTCTCGAGCTTCTTGAAGGGAACGACAACCGTACCCATCAGGTCGCCGATCTTGAGGGTACGCTTTCCGCCGATCAGGATGGTGACACCCTTGTCGTCTCCCGGATGCAGCGCCTTCGGCATCACGTTGAGGCAATGCATACAGCGCACGCAATCGCGATTATTGACCACCAACGTGTTGTCGTCGGTGAGGCTGAGCGCCTGAGTCGGGCAACGCGTGATGACATTGTCGATATAGTACTGACGGCCTTTATCGGCGATGTAGTTCTTGACCTCGGCTTGGTCGACCTTCATGTCGTCTCGCCAAGTGCCGAGCACGGCGAAATCCGAGCGCTCGATGGCGTTCTGGCAGTCGTTCGCGCAGCCGGAGACCTTGAACTTGAACTTGTACGGGAGGGCCGGGCGATGGACGTCGTCGACGAAGTTGTTGACCAGCGCTCGGTGTGCCTTGAGCTCGTTCGTGCAGGACATCTCGCAGCGAGCAGCACCGACG
This region includes:
- the dsrB gene encoding dissimilatory-type sulfite reductase subunit beta — its product is MADMREPIESGCPDPWQYMHPMMRKNFGQWKYHDHPRPGVLLHVAYSGDKIWTVKAGTQRILDVFTLRKLCDIGDEFAEGYVHFTLRSNIEYMVTDEAKVQPLIDTLEGAGFVVGGTQNSVAMISHTQGWLHCDIPGTDASGVVKSMMDELIDEFRNANMPNRVHITTSCCQINCGGQGDIAINIQHTKPPKINHDLVANVCERPSVVARCPVAAIRPAMVNGKPSLEVDERKCICCGACYPPCPPMQINDAEHSKLAIWVGGNHSNARGKPTFQKLVAAGIPNNPPRWPEATAIVKRILKAYKEGARDWERVNEWIERIGWPRFFEEVELPFTKYHIDTWRGARASFNSSSYIRF
- the dsrA gene encoding dissimilatory-type sulfite reductase subunit alpha, with protein sequence MAIEKHTTPMLDQLETGPWPSFISGIKRLRDEHPDARINEMTNDLLGQLEHSYETRKGYWKGGTVSVFGYGGGIIPRFSEVGKAFPKSKEFHTLRVQPPAGNHYSTGMLRQLADSWEKWGSGLVTFHGQTGNIMFIGTDTQNTQHFFDEINEYGWDLGGAGPCVRTAMSCVGAARCEMSCTNELKAHRALVNNFVDDVHRPALPYKFKFKVSGCANDCQNAIERSDFAVLGTWRDDMKVDQAEVKNYIADKGRQYYIDNVITRCPTQALSLTDDNTLVVNNRDCVRCMHCLNVMPKALHPGDDKGVTILIGGKRTLKIGDLMGTVVVPFKKLETEEDYESMVELAETIIDFWAENGLEHERCGEMIERIGLANFLDGIGIEPDPNMLSHPRQSSYVRLDGWDEAAESWFERQAEAGK